A portion of the Plodia interpunctella isolate USDA-ARS_2022_Savannah chromosome 4, ilPloInte3.2, whole genome shotgun sequence genome contains these proteins:
- the LOC128669545 gene encoding uncharacterized protein LOC128669545, producing the protein MAGTQSERKKEERKRKKKECEQRRRDKIKSDPVAYEAAKAKERERWQKRKAEQKVKTIENMTPREQRKQRAIWRKEYRAKQQVKKRQESAMRVAAENSPPTTDDESLQGNVHNLDHSLECPSQISGCSSPASSTSTRQKVVGERLKKRNYSLLKRVIENQQKTIKKLQIKLNTLRVQKSRNAVRISQRDKEILPSRARIVDRSKVTTAMRKKDVLKFLESDENSRIMPGKKDTITRNQVKKQRRLLSDTLRNLFEKFISLGHPYKINYPTFCRLKPFWILEPNISKRETCLCSTHENFQFIIDKLHISKLIREKTSNDIAKSVTCSTDNDECMMRNCPICCHKVPALNTFEDGLISYKKWTKVSEQRIISGVAKKVSRTIKKDISTTKVKLITEMINLLPKFLQHKHAWNQQAKTMSDLRKQLQDGEVLIHMDFSENYMCKYSKEIQSVHFGASRQQITLHTVVTYHKSPTTGDIVAKSFCSLSESLRHDACAVFAHLKGILSRLLVFTPINILHILTDSPSTQYRNKKMFYLFANHLVEHYSLQKASWHFHEAGHGKGAPDGIGAYVKRTADRHVALGKDIKDLEALYKTLTAVETKVDVFLVKEEEISVADELLSKIPELKTIKNTMRVHQI; encoded by the coding sequence ATGGCGGGAACTCAGtcagaaagaaaaaaagaggAGCGCAAACGAAAAAAGAAAGAGTGTGAGCAACGGCGAAGAGATAAAATCAAGTCTGATCCCGTAGCATACGAAGCAGCTAAagcaaaagaaagagaaaggtGGCAGAAAAGGAAGGCTGAACAAAAAGTCAAGACTATTGAGAATATGACACCAAGAGAACAAAGAAAGCAACGAGCTATTTGGAGAAAAGAGTACAGAGCTAAACAACAAGTAAAGAAAAGACAAGAAAGTGCAATGAGAGTTGCAGCTGAAAATTCACCTCCAACTACAGATGACGAATCTTTGCAAGGAAACGTTCATAATTTGGATCATTCGCTAGAGTGTCCATCACAGATTTCAGGCTGTTCATCACCGGCATCTTCAACTAGCACCCGTCAGAAAGTTGTTGGAGAAAGACTCAAAAAGCGTAACTATAGTCTACTAAAGCGTGTTATTGAAAACCAACAAAAAACCATCAAAAAGTTACAGATTAAACTTAATACACTTAGGGTTCAGAAATCTCGAAATGCTGTAAGAATTTCGCAAAGggataaagaaatattaccATCAAGAGCTAGAATTGTGGATCGATCTAAAGTTACAACTGCCATGAGAAAGAAAGATGTATTGAAGTTTTTGGAATCTGATGAAAATAGCAGAATAATGCCCGGAAAGAAAGATACCATTACCCGCAatcaagtaaaaaaacaaagacgcctactatcagatactttacgTAATCTCTTTGAAAAGTTCATATCTCTTGGTCATCCTTATAAGATTAATTACCCAACTTTTTGCCGTCTCAAACCATTTTGGATTCTAGAAccaaatatatctaaaagAGAAACATGTTTGTGCAGTACTCATGAGAATTTTCAGTTTATAATTGACAAGTTACATATTTCTAAGTTGATTCGCGAGAAAACTTCAAATGACATTGCAAAAAGTGTAACATGTTCGACAGATAATGATGAATGCATGATGAGAAATTGTCCAATTTGCTGTCATAAAGTTCCCGCATTAAATACCTTCGAAGATGGCCTCATTTCTTATAAAAAGTGGACTAAGGTCAGCGAGCAACGGATCATCTCAGGAGTTGCAAAAAAAGTTTctagaacaataaaaaaagatatatccACAACGAAAGTAAAACTTATTACTGAAATGATAAATTTGTTGCCAAAATTTTTACAACACAAACATGCATGGAATCAGCAAGCAAAAACAATGTCTGATTTGAGAAAACAACTCCAAGATGGGGAAGTTCTCATTCACATGGACTTTTCAGAGAATTACATGTGTAAATATAGTAAAGAGATACAGTCTGTGCATTTTGGCGCTTCTCGCCAGCAAATTACTTTACACACAGTTGTGACTTACCATAAATCACCTACAACTGGTGATATTGTAGCAAAATCGTTCTGCAGTTTGTCCGAATCCCTTAGGCATGATGCATGTGCAGTATTTGCTCATCTCAAAGGAATATTATCTCGCCTTTTAGTATTTActccaataaatattttgcacaTCCTAACAGACAGTCCATCTACCCAGtaccgtaataaaaaaatgttctatttatttgcaaatcaTTTAGTAGAACACTACAGCTTGCAAAAAGCTAGCTGGCATTTCCATGAAGCGGGGCATGGAAAGGGTGCCCCAGATGGGATAGGTGCTTATGTGAAAAGGACGGCTGATCGTCATGTTGCTCTCGGAAAAGATATTAAAGATCTAGAGGCATTATACAAAACCCTCACTGCAGTAGAAACAAAAGTAGACgtatttttagtaaaagaagaagaaattagCGTTGCCGATGAACTTTTGTCTAAAATACCAGAGCTAAAAACGATAAAAAACACAATGCGTGTCCATCAAATTTAG